In Paenibacillus sp. FSL R7-0345, a single window of DNA contains:
- a CDS encoding class I SAM-dependent rRNA methyltransferase: MASVILERGRKKRLEQGHPWVFASEVASVDGEAQAGGLVDVLNHQGRYLATGYYNPASQIRVRIVSESPLAGMDTAFFVERFTSCLRHRERFLPGADAYRFVYGEADFLPGLIIDRFGDVLVVQLLTLGMDKCRDAIVEALVQVMAPQGIYERSDVSVRELEGLEQRTGILYGECPRHITVTENGLKVIVDIEEGQKTGYFFDQRENRASIAPLMKGWGGRSGITLQEVETEDGSVQTLPVNKSGKPVTFPYWDGATVLECFAHTGSFTLHACKYGAKKVTCLDVSAHAIESAKANVEINGFTDRVEFVVDDAFAFLRNQIKGLEERSERATGNADVKPGGKPAAKTDTAKPMTAGGGRTWDVVILDPPAFAKTKSAVPGAVRGYKDINLHGMKLVNEGGYLVTASCSYHMQPQLFLDTIAEAARDAGKVLRLIEWRAAGKDHPQILGVDEGHYLKFAVFEVRSKK; the protein is encoded by the coding sequence TTGGCATCGGTTATTCTGGAACGCGGCCGCAAAAAAAGACTGGAGCAAGGCCACCCGTGGGTGTTTGCCAGCGAGGTAGCTTCAGTGGACGGAGAGGCGCAGGCCGGCGGTTTGGTGGATGTGCTTAATCATCAGGGGAGATATCTGGCAACCGGATATTATAACCCGGCCTCACAGATCCGGGTAAGAATTGTATCGGAGTCCCCGCTCGCCGGGATGGATACGGCATTTTTTGTGGAACGGTTTACAAGCTGCCTGCGGCACCGGGAACGGTTTTTGCCGGGAGCGGACGCATACCGTTTCGTATACGGCGAGGCGGATTTTTTGCCGGGGCTGATCATCGACCGGTTCGGCGATGTGCTGGTAGTGCAGCTGCTGACACTGGGCATGGACAAATGCCGGGATGCCATCGTGGAGGCACTCGTACAGGTAATGGCACCGCAGGGCATTTATGAACGCAGCGATGTCTCTGTCCGTGAGTTGGAGGGCCTGGAGCAGAGAACCGGCATATTGTACGGCGAATGCCCGCGCCATATTACAGTGACCGAGAACGGGCTGAAGGTGATCGTGGATATCGAAGAAGGCCAGAAGACCGGCTATTTCTTTGACCAGCGCGAAAACAGGGCATCGATTGCTCCGCTGATGAAGGGCTGGGGCGGACGCAGCGGCATTACGCTACAGGAAGTGGAGACAGAGGACGGATCTGTGCAGACCCTTCCGGTGAATAAAAGCGGCAAGCCGGTCACCTTCCCTTACTGGGACGGCGCAACCGTGCTGGAATGCTTCGCGCATACGGGCAGCTTCACGCTGCATGCCTGCAAATACGGCGCGAAAAAGGTAACCTGCCTTGACGTTTCCGCCCATGCAATCGAAAGCGCCAAAGCGAATGTCGAGATCAACGGGTTTACAGACCGCGTCGAGTTTGTTGTGGACGATGCCTTTGCCTTCCTGCGCAATCAGATAAAAGGGCTGGAGGAGCGCTCGGAGCGGGCCACCGGCAATGCGGACGTCAAGCCTGGAGGCAAGCCGGCAGCCAAGACAGACACGGCGAAGCCGATGACCGCCGGCGGCGGACGCACCTGGGATGTCGTCATCCTGGACCCGCCTGCTTTTGCCAAAACCAAAAGCGCAGTACCGGGTGCCGTCCGCGGCTATAAGGACATCAACCTGCACGGCATGAAGCTGGTTAACGAGGGCGGCTACCTGGTGACTGCAAGCTGCTCGTACCATATGCAGCCGCAGCTGTTCCTGGACACTATCGCCGAAGCGGCCAGGGATGCCGGCAAGGTGCTGCGCCTGATTGAATGGCGGGCAGCCGGCAAGGACCACCCGCAGATTCTCG
- a CDS encoding Na/Pi symporter — MIRDLLFPVIYGLVIFLAGMKLMETALAKLAGPLLTRSLHKATSTPLKGLFASSLLSALLQSSTAVTVLTIGMVNAGLLTYARTLGIILGSNIGTCLTTELIGLQISSAAAPLFTAALCLWASAVILGELPPFSWRAAEACRKVSGPLQFISLAVAGFALVLWGIAVMQSVGPALEASGMFRWFLDHAATSALWGLAAGACLTAMLHSSAAVIGMAMGLASAGTMPPEIGIAIVLGANVGTCVTAVIASIGGSASGKFVAGSHVALNVGGALLFLPFIGPLQDLSALFGGGPASQLAHAQTIFNVVCSLAVLPLCYLPLWSRVEQRLSRI, encoded by the coding sequence ATGATCCGTGACCTGCTGTTCCCTGTCATATACGGCCTTGTTATATTTCTCGCCGGCATGAAGCTGATGGAGACCGCGCTGGCGAAGCTCGCCGGCCCGCTGCTGACGCGGAGCCTGCATAAAGCGACCTCTACGCCGCTGAAGGGCCTGTTCGCCAGCAGCCTGCTGTCGGCTCTGCTGCAGAGCAGCACCGCCGTAACCGTGCTGACCATCGGCATGGTCAATGCCGGGCTGCTCACGTATGCCCGCACGCTGGGCATTATACTCGGCAGCAACATCGGCACCTGCCTGACCACCGAGCTGATCGGACTGCAGATCAGCTCGGCAGCAGCGCCGCTGTTCACCGCGGCGCTCTGCCTCTGGGCATCAGCCGTCATCCTCGGCGAGCTGCCGCCCTTCTCCTGGCGGGCCGCCGAGGCCTGCCGCAAGGTTTCCGGCCCGCTCCAGTTCATCAGCCTGGCGGTGGCCGGCTTTGCCCTGGTGCTCTGGGGCATCGCCGTCATGCAGTCGGTCGGCCCCGCGCTTGAAGCCAGCGGCATGTTCCGCTGGTTCCTGGACCATGCGGCCACCAGCGCCCTGTGGGGCCTGGCCGCCGGGGCTTGCCTGACCGCGATGCTGCACAGCAGCGCTGCGGTCATCGGGATGGCCATGGGCCTGGCATCCGCAGGCACCATGCCGCCGGAAATCGGCATCGCCATTGTGCTCGGCGCCAACGTCGGCACCTGTGTCACCGCCGTCATTGCTTCAATCGGCGGCTCAGCCTCCGGCAAGTTCGTTGCCGGCTCGCATGTGGCGCTCAACGTCGGCGGTGCCCTGCTGTTCCTGCCGTTCATCGGACCGCTGCAGGACCTGTCCGCCTTGTTCGGCGGCGGCCCCGCCTCCCAGCTCGCCCATGCCCAGACGATCTTCAATGTCGTCTGCTCACTGGCCGTGCTGCCGCTGTGCTATCTGCCGCTCTGGTCCAGAGTCGAGCAGCGGCTCAGCCGCATCTGA
- a CDS encoding energy-coupling factor transporter transmembrane component T, producing the protein MKARMLTYTKQDSAVHRLSGAAKLIVFIVWSLTAMITYDTRCLAVMLLISLVLFKVSKVRFQDYAFVLYFILFFFLLNHVAIFLFSPLEGTRIYGTRHDLFHLAGRYTVTAEQLFYQLNIALKYTVVIPVALLFLLTTDPSEFAASLNRIGVNYKIAYSVSLALRYIPDIQRDYENISFSAQARGIDLSRKEKLPRRLKNIVSILLPLILSSIERIEKISTAMELRGFGSGRKRTWYMGRPFTDRDYIALGLMLSLAAAALIITFYDGSRFYSIF; encoded by the coding sequence ATGAAGGCCAGAATGCTGACCTATACGAAACAGGACTCGGCGGTCCACCGTCTCAGCGGAGCGGCCAAGCTGATTGTGTTCATTGTCTGGTCGCTGACGGCCATGATTACCTACGATACGAGATGCCTCGCCGTTATGCTGCTGATCAGTCTTGTTTTGTTTAAAGTTTCAAAAGTGAGGTTTCAGGACTACGCTTTTGTGCTGTATTTTATCCTGTTCTTTTTCCTGCTTAACCATGTGGCGATTTTTCTGTTTTCCCCTTTGGAGGGCACGCGGATTTACGGCACCCGTCACGATCTGTTCCACTTGGCCGGACGGTACACCGTTACAGCTGAACAGCTGTTCTACCAGCTTAATATCGCGCTGAAGTATACCGTAGTCATCCCGGTGGCGCTGCTGTTCCTGCTGACGACAGATCCGAGCGAATTCGCCGCGTCCCTGAACCGGATCGGGGTAAACTACAAGATTGCTTATTCCGTATCCCTGGCTCTGCGTTATATTCCTGATATTCAGCGGGACTACGAGAATATCTCCTTCTCGGCACAGGCCAGGGGAATCGATCTTTCCCGCAAAGAGAAGCTGCCCCGGCGCCTGAAAAATATCGTATCGATCCTGCTGCCGCTGATTCTGTCGAGCATCGAGCGGATCGAGAAAATCAGCACAGCGATGGAGCTGCGCGGCTTCGGCAGCGGCCGGAAACGGACCTGGTACATGGGCCGCCCCTTTACGGACAGGGACTATATTGCCTTAGGGCTGATGCTGTCCCTGGCTGCGGCAGCGCTGATTATTACTTTTTATGATGGCTCAAGATTCTACAGTATCTTTTAA
- a CDS encoding ABC transporter ATP-binding protein, with the protein MSKAVIEFTDFSYTYRAQQEPTLRGINLSISQGEKVLIVGPSGSGKSTLAHCINGLIPFHYPGETAGSLRIMGQEQQAQSIAALSQSVGTVLQDPDGQFVGLTVGEDIAFVLENAAVPLHEMKERVTAAARAAGIEELLPASPQELSGGQKQKTMLAGVLAGNVDILLFDEPLASLDPYTGTRTIEHIDQLQRETGKTVVIIEHRLEEVLHRPVDRIIIMNDGVIVADLPPAELLSSGLLAGTGLREPLYLTALRYAGVAVTPDLQPQHPELLRLEDAAGRLQQWIDGCREQTTPAEAVPLLELKEVTFGYDRETAVLDKLSLTVNRGEMLAIAGRNGAGKSTVSKLICGFYKPSSGSIWLNGRDIGRDTIKERAERIGFVMQNPNHMLSKTLLYDEVALGLKLRDVPEEQIRERVHNVLRICGLHEFREWPVSALSYGQKKRVTIASILVLEPEIIILDEPTAGQDYRHYNEMMEFLRGLSSRGITVIMITHDMHLMLEYAQRAIVLADGKKAGDDLPERILTDRSIVEKANLRETSLYTLALKAGLQQPEELVRTFIAFDREVRRG; encoded by the coding sequence ATGAGTAAAGCAGTTATAGAGTTTACGGATTTCAGCTACACCTACCGGGCCCAGCAGGAGCCGACACTGCGCGGAATCAATCTGAGCATCAGTCAGGGTGAAAAGGTGCTGATTGTCGGGCCTTCGGGTAGCGGGAAGAGTACACTGGCACATTGTATCAACGGGCTTATCCCTTTTCACTACCCTGGAGAGACGGCCGGAAGCCTGCGCATAATGGGGCAGGAGCAGCAGGCGCAGAGTATCGCTGCATTGTCCCAATCGGTAGGAACAGTGCTGCAGGACCCGGACGGTCAGTTTGTCGGGCTTACAGTAGGCGAAGATATCGCTTTTGTGCTGGAGAATGCGGCAGTGCCCCTGCATGAAATGAAGGAGCGGGTCACTGCGGCAGCCAGGGCTGCCGGTATTGAGGAACTGCTGCCGGCTTCGCCGCAGGAGCTCTCCGGCGGCCAGAAGCAGAAGACGATGCTGGCCGGCGTACTCGCCGGCAATGTCGATATTCTGCTGTTCGACGAGCCGCTGGCCAGTCTAGATCCTTACACCGGTACCCGGACAATTGAACATATTGACCAGCTCCAGCGTGAAACCGGCAAAACGGTGGTTATCATCGAACACCGGCTGGAGGAGGTCCTGCACCGGCCGGTGGACCGGATCATCATCATGAACGACGGGGTCATCGTGGCTGACCTGCCGCCTGCCGAGCTGCTAAGCTCCGGCCTGCTGGCCGGAACCGGGCTCCGCGAGCCGCTGTACCTGACCGCGCTGCGGTATGCCGGTGTGGCGGTAACGCCTGACCTCCAGCCCCAGCATCCGGAGCTGCTCCGGCTGGAGGATGCCGCCGGGCGGCTGCAGCAGTGGATTGACGGCTGCCGGGAGCAGACCACTCCGGCTGAAGCCGTTCCGCTGCTTGAGCTGAAAGAGGTCACCTTCGGCTATGACCGGGAGACAGCCGTGCTGGACAAGCTGTCACTGACCGTTAACCGGGGCGAGATGCTGGCCATCGCCGGCAGGAACGGGGCCGGGAAGTCAACCGTGTCCAAGCTGATCTGCGGCTTCTATAAGCCATCCTCGGGAAGCATCTGGTTGAACGGCCGGGATATCGGCCGGGATACCATCAAAGAGCGGGCGGAGCGCATCGGCTTTGTCATGCAGAATCCGAATCATATGCTGTCAAAGACACTGCTGTATGATGAGGTCGCCTTGGGCCTTAAACTGCGCGATGTTCCGGAGGAACAGATCCGGGAACGCGTTCATAACGTGCTGCGAATCTGCGGCCTGCATGAATTCCGTGAATGGCCGGTATCCGCACTCAGCTACGGGCAGAAGAAGCGGGTCACCATCGCTTCGATCCTGGTGCTGGAACCGGAGATCATCATCCTGGATGAACCTACCGCCGGCCAGGACTACCGGCACTATAATGAAATGATGGAATTTCTGCGGGGGCTGAGCAGCAGGGGAATCACGGTAATCATGATCACGCATGATATGCACCTGATGCTGGAATATGCCCAGCGGGCGATTGTGCTGGCGGACGGGAAGAAGGCGGGCGATGACCTGCCGGAGCGGATTTTGACGGACCGTTCTATTGTAGAGAAGGCTAACCTGAGAGAAACCTCGCTCTATACGCTTGCGCTAAAAGCGGGGCTGCAGCAGCCGGAGGAGCTTGTCCGCACGTTTATCGCTTTTGACAGGGAGGTGCGGCGCGGATGA
- a CDS encoding ECF-type riboflavin transporter substrate-binding protein, translated as MAKKELLSIRSIVAVGIGSALFVILGRFGSIPSGIPNTSIETTYALLALFSLLYGPVAGLLIGLIGHTLKDFIFYGSPWFSWVISSGLVGLIIGLLVAGISIQDGVFGKREIIRFNLAQIVANAIAWFAVAPTLDILIYAEPANKVYTQGLAAGAANIVTVAVIGTLLAAAYAKTRTKQGSLRKLG; from the coding sequence ATGGCGAAGAAAGAGTTATTATCGATTAGATCAATTGTAGCGGTGGGGATCGGCTCGGCCTTATTCGTAATTTTAGGAAGATTCGGTTCGATCCCCTCAGGCATTCCGAATACGAGCATTGAAACAACCTACGCGCTGCTTGCATTGTTTTCCCTGCTGTATGGTCCTGTAGCCGGACTGCTGATCGGACTCATCGGCCATACGCTGAAGGATTTTATTTTTTACGGCTCGCCCTGGTTCAGCTGGGTCATCTCCTCCGGACTGGTCGGCCTGATTATCGGCCTGCTGGTTGCCGGCATCTCCATTCAGGATGGTGTGTTCGGCAAAAGAGAGATTATCCGCTTTAACCTGGCCCAGATTGTGGCCAATGCCATTGCCTGGTTCGCTGTAGCGCCGACGCTGGATATTCTGATCTATGCAGAGCCGGCGAATAAGGTATACACGCAGGGGCTGGCTGCCGGTGCGGCAAATATTGTGACCGTGGCTGTCATTGGCACGCTGCTCGCAGCTGCTTATGCCAAGACGCGAACCAAGCAGGGAAGCCTGCGAAAGCTGGGCTAA
- a CDS encoding Ig-like domain-containing protein: MTKMLLIMILVTAAAFPVNVFAATGDTNSIDFDSSAKVELTVGQTPKQLKVYANIEGSSSKKDVTAASTWVSSNTNAVKVVNGLLTPVDTGTAMITATYLNAVATLEVSVTHPFKDLTLERSSDGNYKLGDSEETLLVKAKATGGQSAASVKDVSADADWSSSNTGVLTIDEGQITLVGEGTATITAKFKGLTATFKAKVELPYSAIVLKENNVAVKELELLVGDNPVELTAATKATENSPEKDIADQAEWTSSSESVATVEAGIITVVGSGKAVITAKYLGVSKSVDVYVRAPYEAVLLTPSEDQTLFLGESLTVKAEMRNAVNSKQNQSSDATWTSDNLLAATVTKDAAAATVTGKAVGSAVIKAESLGVSKTLKVTVLPTITELALDKSELEAYTADSVSLPKVSGTKLDGTKLDLSQEIEWTSANEDIAEIKDNKLSAVKAGTVTLTGKIKKGNVSSGSSPIRDKSVELKVTVQNKVLVLIGPEDALGLVIGEEQGLPSVNAVLENGEEVDVTSTITWEITGTNAVLKQTANGKVIKGLTKGSATLKGTYSNKTINVPVTIEQKVVKLVVEPGTVDLNLKSSKAIKVTGYFANGKSANFSGAMNWESSNTAVATVKGTTVKAVTEGTATMTGSYQGIAATVKVNVVPKLSKLTVNETKLTLAAGASQSVVVTALYDTGKTTIVTGSVVWTSSKPSVAKVNASGTITAVGKGTTSIKGKWNNKTVTVSVTVK, from the coding sequence ATGACGAAGATGCTCCTCATTATGATATTGGTTACTGCCGCAGCTTTTCCGGTAAACGTCTTTGCAGCTACCGGCGATACGAACTCGATCGATTTTGACAGCTCGGCAAAAGTGGAGCTTACCGTTGGACAAACCCCTAAACAGCTTAAAGTATATGCCAACATTGAAGGGTCCTCCTCCAAGAAGGATGTGACAGCAGCTTCAACCTGGGTATCCTCAAATACAAACGCAGTCAAAGTAGTCAACGGATTGCTGACGCCGGTCGATACCGGTACAGCCATGATTACCGCTACATACCTGAATGCGGTAGCTACCCTTGAGGTGTCCGTTACGCATCCTTTCAAAGATTTGACCCTGGAGCGCAGCTCTGACGGAAATTATAAGCTGGGTGACAGCGAAGAAACACTGCTGGTCAAGGCCAAAGCCACAGGGGGACAATCGGCAGCCTCGGTTAAAGATGTCTCGGCTGATGCTGACTGGAGCAGTTCCAATACAGGCGTATTGACTATCGATGAAGGCCAGATCACGCTGGTGGGTGAAGGAACTGCAACCATTACCGCAAAATTCAAAGGGCTTACTGCTACTTTTAAAGCCAAGGTAGAGCTGCCTTATTCAGCAATTGTACTGAAAGAAAACAATGTGGCGGTTAAGGAGCTTGAACTGCTGGTGGGCGATAATCCGGTAGAGCTGACGGCAGCGACCAAAGCGACCGAGAACAGTCCGGAAAAAGACATTGCCGATCAGGCCGAATGGACAAGCTCCAGCGAAAGTGTAGCAACAGTAGAAGCCGGTATCATTACAGTAGTAGGTTCCGGTAAAGCTGTAATTACAGCAAAATACCTTGGTGTATCCAAGTCGGTGGATGTCTATGTGCGTGCCCCTTATGAGGCAGTGCTGCTTACTCCTTCCGAGGATCAGACGCTTTTCCTGGGTGAGAGCCTGACGGTAAAAGCGGAGATGAGAAACGCTGTAAACTCGAAGCAAAATCAGTCCTCCGATGCAACCTGGACCTCCGACAACCTGCTGGCGGCTACAGTTACCAAAGATGCAGCAGCAGCAACGGTTACCGGTAAGGCGGTCGGTTCGGCAGTGATTAAAGCAGAGAGCCTTGGTGTCAGCAAAACATTGAAGGTAACCGTGCTGCCGACTATTACTGAACTGGCTCTGGATAAGTCTGAACTGGAAGCTTATACAGCAGACAGCGTCAGCCTGCCGAAGGTCAGCGGAACGAAGCTGGACGGAACGAAGCTGGATCTCAGCCAGGAAATCGAATGGACCTCGGCTAACGAGGACATTGCTGAGATCAAGGATAACAAGCTGTCTGCCGTCAAGGCGGGAACCGTAACCCTTACAGGAAAGATCAAGAAGGGTAATGTTTCTTCCGGTTCTTCCCCGATCCGTGACAAGAGCGTGGAGCTGAAGGTTACCGTACAGAACAAAGTGCTGGTGCTGATCGGACCTGAGGATGCGCTGGGTCTCGTTATTGGTGAAGAACAGGGATTGCCGTCCGTAAACGCAGTGCTTGAAAATGGGGAAGAGGTTGATGTTACAAGCACTATTACCTGGGAAATTACCGGAACCAATGCGGTCCTCAAGCAGACAGCGAACGGTAAGGTAATTAAAGGCCTGACCAAAGGGTCGGCTACACTTAAAGGCACTTATTCCAACAAAACAATCAATGTTCCGGTAACGATTGAGCAGAAGGTTGTGAAGCTCGTTGTTGAGCCGGGCACAGTAGATCTGAATCTTAAATCCTCCAAAGCGATCAAGGTAACAGGATATTTTGCCAACGGCAAATCGGCGAATTTCTCCGGTGCGATGAACTGGGAATCTTCCAACACTGCCGTGGCAACAGTTAAGGGAACGACAGTTAAAGCTGTGACTGAAGGTACGGCAACAATGACCGGCTCCTATCAGGGGATTGCCGCTACAGTTAAGGTTAACGTAGTACCTAAGCTGTCCAAGCTGACTGTAAATGAGACTAAGCTGACGCTTGCTGCCGGCGCTTCCCAGAGTGTAGTGGTGACAGCATTGTATGATACAGGCAAAACAACTATCGTTACAGGCAGCGTAGTCTGGACCAGCTCCAAGCCTTCTGTAGCAAAGGTGAATGCTTCCGGTACAATTACAGCGGTGGGCAAAGGTACAACGTCCATCAAGGGTAAATGGAACAACAAGACGGTGACCGTATCCGTTACCGTAAAATAA
- a CDS encoding NUDIX domain-containing protein, with translation MAHKQISAGGVVYRRGSAGLEIQLILDRYGKVALPKGKMEEGETVEETALREIREETGAVGIIKAPIDVIKYTFEHHIYGTVDKEVHYFLVEAVGGITKAQTEEINAVEWHKADAAWERGKSKLYANNVPILQKALSMLDLTFTG, from the coding sequence ATGGCGCATAAGCAAATTTCAGCGGGCGGCGTGGTATACCGGCGGGGCAGCGCCGGTCTGGAGATCCAGCTGATCTTGGACCGCTACGGCAAGGTGGCGCTGCCCAAAGGCAAGATGGAGGAAGGGGAAACGGTAGAAGAGACGGCTCTGCGGGAAATCCGCGAGGAGACCGGCGCTGTCGGCATTATCAAGGCTCCGATTGATGTTATAAAATATACGTTTGAGCATCATATCTATGGAACAGTGGATAAAGAGGTCCATTATTTTCTGGTGGAAGCAGTGGGCGGGATCACCAAAGCACAGACTGAGGAGATCAACGCTGTGGAGTGGCATAAAGCGGACGCTGCCTGGGAGCGGGGAAAGAGCAAGCTGTATGCGAATAATGTGCCTATTTTGCAAAAGGCGCTGTCCATGCTTGACCTTACATTTACCGGATAA
- the mtaB gene encoding tRNA (N(6)-L-threonylcarbamoyladenosine(37)-C(2))-methylthiotransferase MtaB gives MPSVAFYTLGCKVNFYDTEAIWQLFKNEGYEQVDFEGNADVYLINTCTVTNTGDKKSRQMIRRAVRRNPEAIVAVTGCYAQTSPGEILDIPGVDLVIGNQDREHIMTHVKNIQESRQPVNAVRNIMKTREFEEMDVPGFADRTRAFMKIQDGCNNFCTFCIIPWSRGLSRSRDPKSIVAQAHQLVEAGYKEFVLTGIHTGGYGDDLDNYRLADLLWELDKVDGLERVRISSIEASQIDEKLFEVLNRSSKMCRHLHIPLQAGHNEVLKTMRRKYTTEEYYAKMQLIRQAMPDVGITTDVIVGFPGETEEMFRAGYDFMKAVNYSEMHVFPYSKRTGTPAARMLNQVDEEIKNARVQQLIDLSEEMQLAYAHNFVGKTVSVIAERSAKDAPGRSIQHGFSDNYLQVFFGGDDSLQGELCQVKITEAGINECKGELVGVSRTALHQTAN, from the coding sequence ATGCCATCCGTAGCATTTTATACTTTAGGTTGTAAAGTGAATTTCTATGACACTGAAGCCATCTGGCAGCTTTTCAAAAATGAAGGCTACGAGCAGGTAGATTTCGAGGGGAACGCCGATGTATACCTGATCAACACCTGTACGGTAACGAATACTGGTGACAAAAAGAGCCGGCAGATGATCCGCAGGGCCGTACGCCGCAACCCGGAAGCGATTGTCGCTGTAACGGGCTGCTACGCGCAGACTTCACCGGGCGAGATTCTGGATATTCCCGGCGTCGATCTGGTCATCGGCAACCAGGACCGTGAGCATATTATGACTCACGTCAAGAACATTCAGGAGTCGCGCCAGCCTGTTAACGCGGTGCGCAACATTATGAAGACGCGTGAATTTGAGGAAATGGATGTGCCGGGCTTTGCTGACCGGACGCGGGCCTTCATGAAAATCCAGGACGGCTGCAACAACTTCTGCACGTTCTGCATCATTCCATGGTCGCGCGGGCTGTCGCGCAGCCGTGATCCGAAATCGATTGTAGCCCAGGCGCACCAGCTGGTTGAGGCGGGATACAAGGAATTCGTACTGACCGGTATTCATACCGGCGGCTACGGCGATGATCTGGACAACTACCGCCTGGCTGACCTGCTCTGGGAGCTGGACAAGGTGGACGGTCTAGAACGCGTACGGATCAGCTCGATTGAAGCGAGCCAGATCGATGAGAAGCTGTTCGAAGTGCTGAACCGCAGCTCCAAAATGTGCCGCCATTTGCATATTCCGCTGCAGGCCGGCCATAACGAGGTGCTCAAAACGATGCGCCGCAAGTATACGACTGAGGAATATTACGCCAAAATGCAGCTGATCCGCCAGGCCATGCCGGATGTAGGCATCACTACGGACGTTATCGTCGGCTTCCCGGGCGAGACGGAAGAAATGTTCCGCGCCGGATACGACTTCATGAAGGCCGTAAATTACTCCGAAATGCATGTGTTCCCGTATTCCAAGCGGACGGGTACTCCGGCCGCACGGATGCTGAACCAGGTGGACGAGGAGATTAAAAATGCGCGCGTACAGCAGCTGATCGACCTCTCCGAGGAGATGCAGCTGGCTTATGCCCACAACTTCGTCGGCAAGACCGTCTCGGTCATTGCCGAGCGCTCAGCCAAGGACGCGCCGGGCCGCAGCATTCAGCACGGCTTCAGCGACAACTACCTGCAGGTGTTCTTCGGCGGCGACGATTCGCTGCAGGGCGAGCTCTGCCAGGTGAAGATTACCGAAGCGGGCATTAACGAATGTAAGGGCGAGCTGGTCGGCGTCAGCCGCACCGCACTCCACCAGACTGCGAACTAG
- a CDS encoding RsmE family RNA methyltransferase — protein sequence MQRYFVSPEQFGAEQVSIGGEDARHIAKVMRGKAGDKLIVSDGVSREALTEIASIEIGEVVVNIVELLEMTHEPRIQVTIAQSLPKGDKLETVIQKCTEIGAVAFVPFLSERTIVQYDERKESKRLERWRKICKEAAEQAHRNIIPEVHSPLSWKQLLQSFSGYDAVYFCYEKEEGLQLRTSAAPWIAGLPDGSQGKVLVVVGPEGGFSPEECQAAEAAGAVSVGLGRRILRCETAGMVAAACILYESGEMGGA from the coding sequence ATGCAGCGTTATTTCGTAAGCCCGGAGCAGTTTGGCGCAGAGCAGGTGAGCATTGGCGGTGAAGATGCACGCCATATTGCCAAGGTGATGCGCGGGAAGGCCGGGGATAAACTGATTGTCAGCGACGGCGTGTCCCGTGAGGCTCTGACAGAGATTGCTTCGATTGAAATCGGCGAGGTTGTCGTGAATATTGTGGAGCTGCTTGAGATGACGCATGAGCCGCGCATCCAGGTTACGATAGCCCAGAGTCTGCCCAAGGGCGACAAGCTGGAGACGGTAATCCAGAAATGCACTGAGATCGGTGCTGTAGCCTTTGTCCCGTTCCTCTCGGAGCGTACCATTGTGCAGTACGATGAGCGCAAGGAGAGCAAGCGGCTGGAGCGCTGGCGCAAGATCTGTAAAGAGGCTGCCGAGCAGGCGCACCGTAATATCATTCCGGAGGTTCATTCTCCGCTCAGCTGGAAGCAGCTGCTTCAGAGCTTCAGCGGATACGATGCCGTCTATTTCTGTTATGAAAAAGAAGAAGGCTTGCAGCTGCGCACCTCCGCCGCACCATGGATTGCCGGATTGCCTGACGGATCCCAGGGCAAGGTGCTGGTTGTTGTCGGTCCTGAAGGCGGGTTCAGTCCGGAGGAGTGCCAGGCGGCAGAAGCTGCCGGGGCGGTATCTGTAGGGCTTGGACGGCGAATTCTGCGCTGCGAGACAGCCGGTATGGTTGCTGCAGCCTGTATTTTATATGAATCCGGAGAAATGGGGGGAGCTTAA